Proteins encoded in a region of the Marinobacter arenosus genome:
- a CDS encoding sensor histidine kinase codes for MSQAHSVVQSGAREAQTNAAADVNDKVTALFPQQDDEAVDSALELFNRMSRQITDSYRTLESRVNQLSGELTQETMQRQQELEAKEELADQLSTLLKALPAGVVVLDSQGVVTQTNPAAIALLGEPLDGERWIDVIQRCFAPRRDDGHEVSLKDGRRVSIEIRTMENQPGQLILLTDLTETRQLQSQLAHAQRLSAMGKMVASLAHQIRTPLSAAILYGGHLSQDDLDEEMRQRCASRLMSRLTHLEQQVRDMLIFARGETRLAEELSAGTLVSALGSALEGLKLAPGTDVSVIDEVPAESRLMCNRDALVGACTNLVNNSLEAGATSVAVQVIAERGELVIRVVDNGPGFERSETSRLMEAFYTTKSHGTGLGLAVVQAVVKAHQGHFRIESPEQGGAVATLRLPQLNNNH; via the coding sequence ATGAGTCAGGCACATTCTGTGGTTCAATCCGGCGCGCGAGAGGCCCAGACCAACGCCGCGGCGGACGTTAATGACAAGGTAACGGCACTGTTTCCACAGCAGGACGATGAGGCTGTCGATTCTGCCCTGGAATTGTTCAACCGGATGTCCCGGCAGATTACTGACTCCTACCGGACGCTCGAATCCCGTGTTAACCAGCTGTCTGGCGAGCTCACCCAGGAAACCATGCAGCGTCAGCAGGAGCTGGAGGCGAAGGAAGAGTTGGCAGACCAGTTGTCGACACTGCTCAAGGCGCTTCCGGCCGGCGTTGTGGTGCTCGACAGCCAGGGGGTTGTCACCCAGACCAACCCCGCCGCCATTGCCCTGTTGGGCGAGCCGCTGGATGGTGAACGCTGGATCGATGTCATCCAGCGCTGCTTTGCGCCCCGCCGGGACGACGGTCACGAAGTCTCTCTCAAGGATGGCCGCCGGGTCAGCATTGAAATCCGGACCATGGAGAACCAGCCCGGACAGCTCATCCTGCTGACCGACCTGACCGAAACCCGGCAGTTGCAGTCGCAGCTGGCCCACGCCCAGCGCCTTTCTGCCATGGGCAAGATGGTGGCATCCCTGGCACACCAGATCCGCACGCCACTCTCGGCCGCCATTCTATACGGCGGGCACCTGAGCCAGGACGACCTCGATGAGGAAATGCGCCAGCGCTGCGCCTCCCGCCTGATGTCCCGTCTGACCCATTTGGAGCAGCAGGTCCGCGACATGCTGATTTTCGCCCGGGGCGAGACCCGTCTCGCGGAAGAGCTTTCCGCCGGGACCCTCGTTTCAGCCCTTGGTTCCGCTCTTGAGGGTCTCAAACTTGCGCCCGGAACCGACGTATCGGTCATCGACGAGGTTCCCGCCGAGAGCCGCCTGATGTGCAATCGGGACGCGTTGGTTGGTGCCTGCACCAATCTTGTCAATAACAGCCTTGAGGCCGGTGCCACCTCGGTCGCGGTCCAGGTCATCGCCGAGCGCGGTGAGCTGGTGATCCGCGTGGTCGATAACGGGCCGGGATTCGAGCGCTCGGAAACCAGCCGGCTGATGGAAGCGTTCTACACCACGAAGTCCCACGGCACCGGGCTCGGTCTGGCCGTGGTCCAGGCCGTGGTCAAAGCTCACCAGGGGCACTTCCGCATTGAATCGCCGGAGCAGGGCGGCGCAGTTGCCACCCTGCGTTTACCGCAACTGAATAATAACCACTGA
- a CDS encoding sigma-54-dependent transcriptional regulator, producing MAKAQILIVEDDHDLREALVTTLELARFRVREASNAQEALARLAEAPVDMVVSDVNMPGLSGHELLAEVQRLYPGLPMMLITAYGQIDHAVSAMQAGAIDYLVKPFEPQVLVEAVSKVVGGARQKTSDAPVAEDPISKRMFQLATKVAGSDSTVMISGESGTGKEVLARFIHQQSPRADQPFVAINCAAIPENMLEAILFGHEKGAFTGAVASSPGKFEQANGGTILLDEISEMDLGLQSKLLRVLQEREVERVGGRKTISLDVRVVATTNRDLGDYVREGKFREDLYYRLTVFPMHWQPLRERPLDIMPLASSLLKKHCQKMKLTGITFAADARNALVNHGWPGNVRELDNAIQRALVLHQGNVIHAGDLCLELGITGRSDSATTPMPSPSSFAERPSNGAESNAVESSAASYQQPAGDDSFAAGSLGDDLRQQEFRIIIQTLKQERGRRNRAAEQLGISPRTLRYKLAQMRDAGIDLDSELAMA from the coding sequence ATGGCCAAGGCCCAGATTCTGATTGTTGAGGACGACCATGACCTGCGCGAGGCACTGGTGACGACGCTGGAACTGGCCCGTTTCCGGGTGCGGGAGGCGTCGAATGCCCAGGAAGCGCTGGCTCGCCTGGCGGAAGCGCCGGTGGATATGGTGGTTAGCGATGTCAATATGCCAGGGCTGTCTGGTCATGAGCTGCTCGCCGAGGTCCAGCGTCTGTACCCGGGGCTGCCAATGATGCTGATCACCGCCTATGGGCAGATCGATCATGCGGTGTCGGCCATGCAGGCGGGGGCCATTGATTACCTGGTCAAGCCGTTTGAGCCCCAGGTTCTGGTTGAGGCCGTGAGCAAAGTGGTGGGCGGTGCCCGTCAGAAAACCTCCGATGCGCCAGTGGCGGAGGACCCGATCAGCAAGCGGATGTTCCAGCTGGCCACCAAGGTGGCCGGTAGCGATTCCACGGTGATGATTTCCGGGGAGAGCGGAACCGGCAAGGAGGTCCTCGCCCGCTTTATTCATCAGCAATCTCCCCGGGCGGATCAACCGTTCGTGGCCATCAATTGCGCGGCCATCCCTGAGAACATGCTGGAGGCGATCCTGTTCGGCCATGAGAAAGGCGCCTTCACCGGTGCGGTGGCATCGTCGCCGGGTAAATTTGAACAGGCCAACGGCGGGACCATCTTGCTCGACGAGATCTCCGAAATGGATCTGGGGCTTCAGTCCAAGTTGCTGCGGGTCTTGCAGGAGCGGGAAGTGGAGCGCGTTGGTGGCCGCAAGACGATTTCCCTGGACGTTCGCGTGGTGGCGACGACCAACCGGGATCTGGGCGACTATGTCCGCGAGGGTAAGTTCCGGGAAGACCTGTACTACCGTCTGACCGTCTTCCCCATGCACTGGCAGCCTTTGCGGGAGAGACCGCTGGACATCATGCCGCTGGCCTCGTCGCTGTTGAAAAAACACTGTCAGAAAATGAAATTGACCGGCATTACCTTCGCCGCTGACGCCAGGAACGCGCTGGTGAATCACGGCTGGCCGGGCAACGTGCGGGAATTGGACAACGCCATCCAGAGGGCACTGGTGCTGCACCAGGGCAACGTCATTCACGCCGGTGACCTGTGCCTGGAGCTTGGCATTACCGGCAGGTCGGACAGTGCGACGACGCCAATGCCATCGCCATCATCTTTTGCCGAGCGTCCGTCAAACGGGGCCGAGTCCAACGCCGTCGAATCGTCGGCGGCGTCCTATCAGCAGCCAGCCGGGGATGATTCGTTTGCCGCGGGATCCCTGGGCGATGATCTGAGGCAGCAGGAGTTCCGTATTATTATCCAGACGCTCAAGCAGGAGCGTGGGCGTCGAAACCGCGCGGCTGAGCAGCTTGGCATTTCTCCACGGACCCTCCGTTACAAACTGGCTCAGATGCGTGATGCCGGCATCGATCTCGATTCCGAATTGGCCATGGCCTGA
- a CDS encoding sigma-54 dependent transcriptional regulator produces the protein MSKNNKVLVLSDNESRRRDMVTILEFIGEEEVVAGEDALGLLKSGDVERLAEVSVVVVNGEDNDAAEAVTTVCSAVQGVPVLMVGDPSLKGVSEEHVARVIARMEWPLNYTKFIDSLYRAQVFRDQYGRSRERGQQRGLQLFRSLVGTSRKVHQVRQLMEQVADKDVSVLITGESGTGKEVVARNLHYHSARRDKPFVPVNCGAIPAELLESELFGHEKGAFTGAITARVGRFEMAEGGTLFLDEIGDMPLSMQVKILRVLQERTFERVGSNRTQSADVRVIAATHKHLEDMIETGEFREDLYYRLNVFPIEMPALRDRVEDIPLLINELISRMEKEKRGSLRMNSAAIMSLCRHNWPGNVRELANLVERLAIMHPYGVIGVQELPKKFRYVDDYDENRPVEDAGMPSGVPGLIGLDAPALLPVNGIDLKDYLSNLEKQLIQQALDEAGGVVARAAEKLRIRRTTLVEKVRKYGLREEESEET, from the coding sequence ATGTCCAAAAATAACAAGGTGCTGGTGCTGAGTGACAATGAGTCAAGACGCCGGGACATGGTCACGATTCTTGAATTCATCGGTGAAGAAGAAGTGGTTGCCGGTGAAGATGCCCTTGGCCTGCTGAAATCCGGCGACGTTGAACGCCTGGCGGAGGTTTCAGTCGTCGTTGTCAACGGGGAGGACAACGACGCGGCGGAGGCAGTCACAACGGTTTGCTCAGCCGTGCAAGGCGTGCCGGTGCTGATGGTGGGAGACCCGTCACTCAAGGGCGTCTCGGAAGAGCACGTGGCCCGCGTTATTGCCCGTATGGAATGGCCCCTGAATTACACCAAGTTTATCGACTCACTCTACCGGGCGCAGGTCTTTCGGGACCAGTACGGTCGTTCCCGTGAGCGGGGCCAGCAGCGCGGTCTGCAATTGTTCCGCAGCCTGGTGGGCACCTCCCGCAAAGTGCATCAGGTACGCCAGTTGATGGAGCAGGTCGCCGATAAGGACGTCAGTGTTCTGATCACGGGTGAATCCGGTACCGGCAAGGAAGTTGTTGCCCGTAACCTGCATTACCATTCCGCCCGGCGCGACAAGCCCTTTGTTCCGGTCAACTGCGGTGCCATTCCTGCGGAGCTGCTGGAAAGCGAGCTGTTCGGTCACGAGAAAGGGGCCTTCACCGGTGCGATCACGGCACGGGTAGGCCGGTTTGAGATGGCCGAGGGTGGCACCCTGTTCCTGGACGAGATCGGCGACATGCCCCTGAGCATGCAGGTGAAGATCCTCCGAGTCCTGCAGGAGCGGACCTTCGAGCGGGTGGGCAGCAACCGTACCCAGTCCGCGGATGTCCGAGTTATTGCCGCCACTCACAAACACCTTGAGGACATGATCGAAACAGGCGAATTCCGGGAAGACCTGTACTACCGACTGAACGTGTTCCCCATCGAAATGCCAGCTTTGCGGGATCGGGTGGAAGACATCCCCCTGCTGATCAACGAACTGATCTCCCGGATGGAGAAGGAAAAGCGCGGCTCGCTGAGGATGAATTCGGCGGCCATCATGAGCCTCTGCCGTCACAATTGGCCCGGCAATGTCCGGGAACTGGCCAACCTGGTGGAGCGGCTGGCGATCATGCATCCCTACGGCGTGATCGGGGTACAGGAGCTACCGAAAAAGTTCCGCTACGTGGACGACTACGACGAGAACCGGCCGGTAGAGGACGCGGGCATGCCGTCAGGCGTACCTGGTCTGATCGGGCTGGATGCGCCGGCGTTGTTGCCGGTTAATGGCATCGATCTCAAGGACTACCTCTCCAATCTGGAGAAGCAGTTGATTCAGCAAGCGCTGGACGAGGCCGGCGGCGTGGTTGCCCGGGCTGCCGAAAAGCTTCGGATTCGGCGAACCACCCTGGTCGAGAAGGTCCGCAAGTATGGTCTGAGGGAGGAAGAATCCGAAGAGACCTGA
- a CDS encoding SOS cell division inhibitor produces MSDSQSHLDNVDQLMANMGRALSAQDWDELARLNGQVRSFIEPLMTSLEAGALEAEPVRTRLQELQQLIDAANQGATQARQEAQDALKGVNQNKQAAKAYQNISSSRPK; encoded by the coding sequence ATGTCTGATTCCCAGTCCCATCTGGACAATGTGGACCAACTGATGGCGAACATGGGGCGAGCCTTGAGCGCCCAAGACTGGGACGAGCTCGCCCGCCTCAATGGTCAGGTCAGGTCTTTCATCGAGCCTCTGATGACTTCGCTCGAAGCGGGTGCCCTGGAGGCCGAGCCGGTCCGCACCCGGCTCCAGGAGCTTCAGCAACTGATCGACGCGGCCAACCAGGGCGCAACGCAAGCCCGGCAGGAGGCGCAGGACGCGCTCAAGGGTGTTAACCAGAATAAACAGGCAGCCAAGGCTTACCAAAACATTTCTTCCAGTCGCCCCAAATAG